The nucleotide window ACCATGTAACAGGCGCTCTTGTATTCCACCGATGCCTACAAGTCACCTAAACAGCGTGTACAACCCCTTCCAAAGGGTTATGAAAAAATAGCCGCTAACACAAAGTGATAACGGCTACCATTTCTATATAGTTTTACCGATGATAATGAAAAAACTTTGTGTTTCATTTATACCATAAAATGAAATATTGCTCAACAAAAGTCCCTTTAATTGTTTCTGTTTACTACAAGATCACAAAGCGCGTGTAAGTAGACTGTATTCAATTCCAGGTCATCAATAGCGTTTCTTGCTTTTTCTGCTGTTTCATGCAGAGCTATTTTTGCACCTTCTATTGAAAGTAACTCTGTATACGTACTCTTTCCGTTTCCAATATCACTGCCCACCGGTTTGCCAATTTCAGCTTCCGTTCCCTCTACATCTAAAATATCATCACGAATTTGAAACGCCAACCCGAGATTTGCAGCAAATGCAAGTAATTTTTCAATCTGTTTCTCAGTCGCTCCTGCCAATACTGCACCTGCTAGCACCGCAAACTCCAACAGTCTTCCTGTTTTACGTTTGTGGATATATTCTAAATCAGCAACAGACAATGATTGTCCTTCTCCTTGCATATCCGCTACCTGACCAGCCACCATCCCCTCTGGACCAGCAGCATTAGCCAATTCAGAAATGATGCGTAGCCTTACTTCAGGTGTTACATCACTATGCGAGTAACGTGCAATAACCTCAAACGCCATCGTAAGTAAAGCATCTCCCGAAAGCGTAGCTATCGCTTCTCCAAACACCTTGTGGTTAGTTGGTTTACCTCTTCGTAAATCGTCATCATCCATACATGGCAGATCATCATGAATCAAAGAGTACGTATGGATCATTTCCAATGCACATGCTGTTGCCATTCCTAGCTCCTTTGGTTTACCAAAAGCCTCAAGTGTTGCGAACAATAACAAAGGGCGCACTCGCTTTCCCCCTGCTTGTAACGAATACAGCATGGACTCCTTCAAAATGGCTGGACTTTCTAATCGCTTAACAAAAGCTACAAGCTCATGTTCAATAAACTGTTTGTTTTCTTTTGCGAAAGTGGTAAAAGTCATCATGCTTCTTCCCCTTGAAACGGGCGCAGTTGACCGTCTTCACTTAAAATAGTCGTCATCTGCTGCTCCACATGCTTTAATTTATCATCACAGAGTTTAGAAAGCTCCATTCCCTCTTTGAAATAGGTGATCGCTTCTTCAAGTGGTACATCGCCTTGTTCAAGCTTCAATACAATCTGCTCAAGAGCGGCAATGGCTTCTTCAAAGTTCATTTGTTTTTTCATTCAGTTCACGCTCCTCAATTCCCCATACATGACAATCTGCAATTCCATCTGTTAGCCTTACTGAGATTGTATCACCCGGCTCCAGCTGCTTCACGCTATTTACAATCCGTTGCTCTTTATAGGCCACGCTATATCCGCGAATCATCACCTGCAATGGACTTAAAACTGCTAGCTTTTCCGCCATTCTTAAAAATGTATGTTCATGAGCTGATAGTATATCCTTCATTTCTCTTTCCATCTGCTTGCGAAGCATATTAGCTTGCTGTTTGGAGGCAGCTATCTTTTGCGCAGGATGTCCGGCTTGCAAACGAAGCTGTAAACGCTCAAGCAAGCGCTGCTGTTTTTGCTGATAGTGTATTGCACCTTGTGATAATCGGTCGAGCAGGCGATCTAAATGCTCTTCCTTTTGTATGTACAACTGCTTCGGATGTCGAAATATGTAGGAGGATTGCAATGATTGAAGCTGCTCTTTTTTACTATTTACAACCTCACGCAATGCGCGCTGCAATCTAAGTCTCCGTTGCCTAATTCTCTCTTCAATTTCCACCATACTCGGAACGGCAAGTTCAGCAGCTGCGGTTGGTGTAGGTGCTCTTAAATCCGCTACAAAATCTGCAATTGTAAAATCTGTTTCGTGTCCTACCGCCGAGATAAGTGGAATGTGACTGTTAAAAATAGCACGTGCCACCGGCTCTTCATTAAATGCCCATAACTCTTCAATAGAGCCACCACCCCGACCTACAATCAATACATCGATATCACTGCGCAAATTTGCTTGTTCGATAGCCCGCACGATAGAAGCTGCAGCAAACTCTCCTTGTACCAAAGCAGGCAATATCATAATATCAGCAATAGGGTATCGCCTTTTAATTGTGGTTACAATATCGCGTACTGCGGCGCCGGTTGGAGAAGTAATGACACCAATAGTACGTGGATAAGCAGGCAATGTTTTTTTATACACTTGGGAAAACAGACCTTCGCGTTCTAACTGCGCTTTTAACTGCTCGTAAGCGAGATACAAATTTCCCACTCCATCAGCTTGCATATCTTGTACATACATTTGATAGTTGCCGCCCGCTTCATATATACTGATTTGACCTTTAACCAGCACCTTCATTCCGTCTTCGGGACGAAAAGCAATTCTACGATTCGCGTTGGCAAACATAACTGCCGAAATTCGTGCTTGTTCATCTTTTAAGGTAAAATACATATGCCCGCGACTATGATATTTAAAGTTTGAAATTTCTCCCTTTAGCCAAACTTGCTGCAAGTGCACATCGCGGTCCATTTTCGCTTTTAGATAACGGGTTAATGCTGTAACCGTTAAATATTGTTTTTCCATTGTCTTCTTCCCTTATTTGTTTGCAACTGTACGTTCTGCTGATAATACTGTGTTATGAAGCAACATTGTAATTGTCATCGGTCCCACACCTTTTGGGACCGGGGTAATGTAGCCAGCCACTTGTTCTACTTCATCAAAATCTACATCTCCGCAAAGTTTTCCTGTTTCTAAACGGTTTACACCGACATCAATAACAACAGCGCCTTCTTTGACATAATCTGCTGTAACAAATTTAGCCTTACCGATTGCGACTACCAGAATGTCAGCTTGTTTTGCAAGTTCTTTTACATTTGGCGTGCGAGAATGACAATACGTAACTGTTGCATGTTCATTTAAGAACAGTTGTCCCACCGGTTTACCAACAATATTACTCCGTCCAATAACAACAACATGTTTACCGCTGATTTCAATGTTTTTTTCTTTAACCAATTCAATAATACCATGCGGTGTACAAGGTAAAAATGTATCTTGCCCTATCATCATGCGACCGATATTGATTGGATGAAAGCCATCCACATCTTTTTCCGGTGAGATTCTTTCAATAACAGCTTCTTCGCGAATATGCTTTGGCAGCGGAAGCTGAACGAGAAGACCATGAATACGTGGATCCTCGTTGATTCGATCGATTTCCTGTAAGAGCTGCTCCTCTGTAATGGTTTCTGGCATTTCAATTAATTCAAAGTATATCCCAGCTTCTTCACTTGCTTTTCCCTTTCCGGTTACATACGAACGAGAAGCTGGATTATTACCGACTAAAATTACAGCCAACCCTGGTGTAATTCCTTTGCCTTTTAGTACATTTACTCTTTCTTTAATTTCATTGCGTTTTTTTTGTGCGATTTCCATTCCTTTAATGAGCTCTGCTGCCATCTCTTACTCCCCCGTATCTGTTAAATTGTTTCTTTTATTTTGGATAAAACGCCGTTGATAAAGCGGCGAGATTCCTCATCACCAAATACCTTTGCTACTTCAATAGCTTCATTAATAGAAACACTGTGTGGGATATCTTCCATATATTTCATTTCATATACAGCAACACGCAGGATATTGCGATCGACAATCCCAATGCGATTCATTTTCCAGTTATCAAGGTTTGGCGCAATAAGAGCATCCAATTCTTCCTTATGCGCAGTGCAACCTGTTACCAGCTCTTCTAAAAATTCATTATTACTTTCTTGCTCGTCTAATGTATTTTTTATAGCTGACATTGCATCCAAGTCACTCGTTATATCCATTTGGTACAAAGCCTGCATCGCTTTTTCCCTTGCCTTTCTTCTTTTCATACGTAATTCTCCTTTTGTTTTCTATTTATGTTTTGTTATAGTATCGCAATTTATCACGTGTTGTACAGATTATGTTATGTATGTTCTTGTACAATATCATGATAATACCACAATTCCTCTTTTTATACACTTCTTCTTACTAGATAAAAGCGAAAAATATGAACTACAATACCCGTCACCATACAAAATGTACGGATTTTTCAGACAAGAACAAGTATGAGTTTTCAATTCCTGTCATTACTTAGAAAAAACGTATACATGGTGAATTCTTTTAAATACTAATCCTAAAACGTTTCATACTCATCACTTTTTATCATACAAATGCTTATCATATCATAAGGGAGGCCATCATGGAATTTCGTATTTTAACAACAGAGGAAATTCATGACTTTTGGGAGTTACGGTTGCATGGTTTGCGTGAGCATCCTGAATCATTTAGTGCGAGTTACGATGAATTTGTAAAACGCCCCATCGGAGAGGTCATGGAAAGCTTTCCAACAGAAAACAATCATTTTGTTCTCGGCGCATTCTCAGAAGGTCAACTTGTGGGCATTGCTGGGTTTAGACAGGAGCAAGGTGAAAAAATGAAACACAAAGGGACCGTATGGGGGGTTTATGTAAATCCAGACAGTCAGGGTGGAGGTATCGGTAAACAGCTCATTGCTGCGTTGCTAGAAACCATCACAACTCAGCTGCCTGAACTTGAACAGATTCATCTCATGGTCGGCGGACAAAATGCAAAAGCAAAAGCTTTGTATGAAGCATTCGGGTTTCAAACATACGGCATTGAGAAAAAGTCCTTGAAAATCGCAGAAAATCAATACGTTGATGAAGAACATATGGTTCTAATGTTGAATTGAATTTGATACTTCTTGAGGGCAAGATTCTCTTGGTTCACTTAATAAATGCGCACCTTCAAGGTATTCAAACAAAAAAGACTTGCGCCTGCGCGCAAGTCTTTTTTTTTACAGAGCCTCTACCTCTGCTTTTTGCGTTTCAAAAGTAACTCCCACAACATGAACGTTAATCTCTTTTAATTCAAGTCCTGTCATCGTTAAAAGCGCTTGACGAATGTTGTCTTGAATTTTCTGTGCAGTCGTCGGTATGGATACGCCAAAAAACATTTGTACATATACGTCCACAAGAATACCTTCATTTGTTAGTTCTACTTTTACGCCTTTGCCGTGATTTTTCTTACCTAGCTTTTCAACAACACCTGTAGCAAAGTTACCGCGCATTGCAGCTACACCTTCTACTTCCGCAGCCGCAATACCTGCAATTACTTCAATTACTTCAGGGGCAATTTCAACTTTCCCAAGGGTTGTTTCTTGTCCCATATCTAACATATGTTCAGTCATGTGTGAACCTCCTTTTTGTTTATCTCATAATAATCTCATGCTCTTCTAAAAACTTTGTATTAAAGTCACCTTCTACAAATGCAGGATGCTCTAAGAGCTGTAAGTGAAATGGAATAGTAGTGTGCACACCCTCAATTACAAATTCACTTAGCGCTCGCTTCATCTTCGCAATTGCTTCTTCACGCG belongs to Ectobacillus sp. JY-23 and includes:
- a CDS encoding polyprenyl synthetase family protein, with the protein product MMTFTTFAKENKQFIEHELVAFVKRLESPAILKESMLYSLQAGGKRVRPLLLFATLEAFGKPKELGMATACALEMIHTYSLIHDDLPCMDDDDLRRGKPTNHKVFGEAIATLSGDALLTMAFEVIARYSHSDVTPEVRLRIISELANAAGPEGMVAGQVADMQGEGQSLSVADLEYIHKRKTGRLLEFAVLAGAVLAGATEKQIEKLLAFAANLGLAFQIRDDILDVEGTEAEIGKPVGSDIGNGKSTYTELLSIEGAKIALHETAEKARNAIDDLELNTVYLHALCDLVVNRNN
- a CDS encoding exodeoxyribonuclease VII small subunit, with translation MKKQMNFEEAIAALEQIVLKLEQGDVPLEEAITYFKEGMELSKLCDDKLKHVEQQMTTILSEDGQLRPFQGEEA
- the xseA gene encoding exodeoxyribonuclease VII large subunit, with amino-acid sequence MEKQYLTVTALTRYLKAKMDRDVHLQQVWLKGEISNFKYHSRGHMYFTLKDEQARISAVMFANANRRIAFRPEDGMKVLVKGQISIYEAGGNYQMYVQDMQADGVGNLYLAYEQLKAQLEREGLFSQVYKKTLPAYPRTIGVITSPTGAAVRDIVTTIKRRYPIADIMILPALVQGEFAAASIVRAIEQANLRSDIDVLIVGRGGGSIEELWAFNEEPVARAIFNSHIPLISAVGHETDFTIADFVADLRAPTPTAAAELAVPSMVEIEERIRQRRLRLQRALREVVNSKKEQLQSLQSSYIFRHPKQLYIQKEEHLDRLLDRLSQGAIHYQQKQQRLLERLQLRLQAGHPAQKIAASKQQANMLRKQMEREMKDILSAHEHTFLRMAEKLAVLSPLQVMIRGYSVAYKEQRIVNSVKQLEPGDTISVRLTDGIADCHVWGIEERELNEKTNEL
- the folD gene encoding bifunctional methylenetetrahydrofolate dehydrogenase/methenyltetrahydrofolate cyclohydrolase FolD: MAAELIKGMEIAQKKRNEIKERVNVLKGKGITPGLAVILVGNNPASRSYVTGKGKASEEAGIYFELIEMPETITEEQLLQEIDRINEDPRIHGLLVQLPLPKHIREEAVIERISPEKDVDGFHPINIGRMMIGQDTFLPCTPHGIIELVKEKNIEISGKHVVVIGRSNIVGKPVGQLFLNEHATVTYCHSRTPNVKELAKQADILVVAIGKAKFVTADYVKEGAVVIDVGVNRLETGKLCGDVDFDEVEQVAGYITPVPKGVGPMTITMLLHNTVLSAERTVANK
- the nusB gene encoding transcription antitermination factor NusB — encoded protein: MKRRKAREKAMQALYQMDITSDLDAMSAIKNTLDEQESNNEFLEELVTGCTAHKEELDALIAPNLDNWKMNRIGIVDRNILRVAVYEMKYMEDIPHSVSINEAIEVAKVFGDEESRRFINGVLSKIKETI
- a CDS encoding GNAT family N-acetyltransferase is translated as MEFRILTTEEIHDFWELRLHGLREHPESFSASYDEFVKRPIGEVMESFPTENNHFVLGAFSEGQLVGIAGFRQEQGEKMKHKGTVWGVYVNPDSQGGGIGKQLIAALLETITTQLPELEQIHLMVGGQNAKAKALYEAFGFQTYGIEKKSLKIAENQYVDEEHMVLMLN
- a CDS encoding Asp23/Gls24 family envelope stress response protein, whose product is MTEHMLDMGQETTLGKVEIAPEVIEVIAGIAAAEVEGVAAMRGNFATGVVEKLGKKNHGKGVKVELTNEGILVDVYVQMFFGVSIPTTAQKIQDNIRQALLTMTGLELKEINVHVVGVTFETQKAEVEAL